One Setaria italica strain Yugu1 chromosome II, Setaria_italica_v2.0, whole genome shotgun sequence DNA segment encodes these proteins:
- the LOC101776972 gene encoding blue copper protein produces MAVSKADYKNCDANKPMATWNSGNDSVVLNTTGHHYFLCGIPGHCAGGQKVDIRVAASSSAAPSMAPTPEPSSGGGSGGATAAPSPHPNAAPKALLAGRSVAATVAASLLSLAAAVLA; encoded by the coding sequence ATGGCGGTGAGCAAGGCGGACTACAAGAACTGCGACGCCAACAAGCCGATGGCCACCTGGAATTCGGGCAACGACTCCGTGGTCCTCAacaccaccggccaccactACTTCCTCTGCGGCATCCCGGGCCACTGCGCCGGCGGCCAAAAGGTGGACATCCGCGTcgctgcctcctcctctgctgccccttcCATGGCGCCTACCCCCGAGCCCTCCTCCGGcggtggctccggcggcgccacggccgcgccgtcgccgcaccccaACGCCGCGCCCAAGGCCCTCCTCGCCGGACGCTCCGtggccgccaccgtcgccgcgtCCCTGCTCTCCCTGGCCGCGGCGGTGCTGGCGTGA